A single window of Candidatus Methylomirabilis sp. DNA harbors:
- a CDS encoding biopolymer transporter ExbD — protein sequence MVSSGTGSGERPGGSALSEINVTPFVDVVLVLLVIFLITAPMMLRGIDVKVPKTEAKNVGPEERLMLTVTKEKAVYLDDQPITLARLEGILVGLRQRNAKAAVFLRADEGVAYGVVVKVMDAVKKAGIERLGMVTEPIPPVAKGR from the coding sequence ATGGTTTCATCGGGTACAGGTTCTGGTGAGCGACCCGGGGGCAGTGCGCTCTCCGAGATCAACGTCACGCCGTTTGTCGATGTGGTCTTGGTCCTCCTTGTCATCTTCCTCATTACGGCGCCGATGATGCTCAGGGGGATCGATGTCAAGGTACCCAAGACCGAGGCCAAGAATGTCGGGCCTGAGGAGCGGCTGATGCTGACGGTCACCAAGGAGAAGGCCGTCTACCTGGATGATCAGCCCATCACCCTTGCCCGGCTCGAGGGGATCCTTGTCGGGCTTCGACAGCGCAATGCAAAGGCTGCCGTATTCCTTCGGGCGGATGAAGGGGTGGCCTACGGCGTTGTCGTGAAGGTCATGGATGCGGTGAAGAAGGCCGGCATTGAACGGTTAGGGATGGTGACCGAACCGATTCCTCCTGTGGCGAAGGGACGGTAG